Proteins from one Dethiosulfovibrio peptidovorans genomic window:
- a CDS encoding C4-dicarboxylate ABC transporter substrate-binding protein, with protein MTMRFRAPLAIISVMICLFVCRSVLLADEIKLSNQFPPSHHISKALEFFAEKVQEYSDGAITVQVFHSAQLFKDTEVVEALQENLVPLALVPVNKWSGMIPATDIFEMPFVFKKLESIKVFIDAGAGDLLNNEFKKKGANTLFWADYGFVQFFNSKRPLLTPANFKGLKIRTFSNGTAETVSALGGTPVVMSSSEMYMALQRGTVDGATTGMPAAVSRNIFEVQKYLTVCNYTTAQFVVQCNLEWWDKLSGKKKKVLQKAGDAAAEWLRGRITQSEADAQKTIADAGLEIVELDDEQRSVFIQATKPVREVFAQKSPLCSKLIDITKKMK; from the coding sequence ATGACGATGCGATTCCGAGCACCTTTGGCTATAATCTCGGTCATGATCTGTCTCTTCGTGTGCAGATCAGTTCTCTTGGCCGATGAAATCAAGCTGTCCAACCAATTTCCTCCATCCCATCACATCTCTAAAGCCTTAGAATTTTTCGCTGAAAAGGTCCAAGAATATTCAGATGGGGCGATAACTGTTCAGGTGTTTCACTCGGCCCAACTTTTCAAGGACACTGAGGTCGTGGAGGCTCTTCAGGAAAACTTAGTTCCTCTAGCTCTGGTTCCTGTCAATAAATGGTCTGGAATGATTCCCGCTACTGATATATTTGAAATGCCCTTCGTGTTCAAAAAACTAGAATCCATTAAGGTGTTTATAGATGCTGGTGCTGGTGATCTCCTGAACAACGAGTTCAAGAAAAAGGGGGCTAACACCCTTTTTTGGGCCGACTATGGTTTTGTTCAGTTCTTCAATAGCAAACGCCCGTTGCTTACTCCAGCCAATTTTAAGGGGCTCAAGATCAGGACCTTCAGCAACGGGACTGCCGAGACAGTTTCGGCTCTCGGAGGTACTCCAGTGGTTATGAGCTCGTCGGAGATGTACATGGCCCTCCAGAGGGGAACTGTGGATGGAGCTACGACAGGGATGCCTGCTGCCGTATCCAGGAATATCTTTGAGGTTCAAAAATACCTCACTGTCTGTAATTACACTACGGCTCAGTTTGTGGTTCAGTGTAATCTTGAGTGGTGGGATAAATTATCGGGAAAAAAGAAGAAAGTCCTCCAAAAAGCCGGTGATGCTGCTGCTGAATGGCTCCGAGGCCGGATTACCCAGTCGGAGGCTGACGCTCAAAAGACCATCGCTGATGCTGGTTTGGAGATCGTTGAGTTGGATGACGAGCAGCGTTCGGTTTTTATTCAGGCAACTAAGCCCGTTCGAGAAGTTTTTGCCCAAAAAAGCCCACTTTGTTCCAAGCTTATCGATATTACTAAAAAAATGAAATAA
- a CDS encoding polysaccharide deacetylase has product MRRSMILLCRCLPVLWGLIFVLTGSCHGEVDEAHDVAELFANKRPNVWGTDLPGILRRVPHKEKVVALTFDACGGAMRNGRWRTDDYDRQLIGFLRSRKIAATLFLNRRWILAHPQEARDLASDPLFQIENHGSRHCPLSVTGRKAYGIPGTVGVEDVIREVQENSGEIRSLTGHRPRFFRSGTAHYDDVAVEIVRALGYVVAGFSVNGDQGATLSAYEVERRILSVSPGDVVLCHMNRPGSGTAEGVRNAVERLSRMGYRFVILNDLLRLR; this is encoded by the coding sequence ATGCGGCGGTCCATGATATTACTTTGTCGATGCCTGCCAGTGCTGTGGGGCCTTATTTTCGTTCTGACAGGCTCGTGCCATGGTGAGGTCGACGAAGCGCATGATGTGGCGGAACTATTTGCCAACAAGCGTCCCAACGTATGGGGTACGGATCTGCCCGGTATTCTTCGCCGGGTGCCCCATAAAGAGAAGGTGGTCGCTCTCACCTTTGACGCATGTGGCGGAGCCATGCGAAACGGTCGATGGCGAACCGACGATTACGATCGACAGCTCATCGGGTTTCTTCGTTCCCGAAAGATCGCTGCTACACTGTTTTTAAACCGACGGTGGATATTGGCTCATCCTCAAGAGGCTCGTGACCTCGCCTCGGATCCTCTCTTTCAGATCGAAAACCATGGGAGCCGACACTGCCCTCTATCGGTGACCGGTCGAAAAGCCTACGGTATCCCGGGAACCGTCGGTGTGGAGGACGTTATCCGGGAAGTCCAGGAGAACTCTGGTGAGATTCGATCCCTCACGGGTCATCGTCCCCGGTTCTTTCGTTCCGGGACCGCCCATTATGACGACGTGGCTGTGGAGATCGTCCGAGCTCTTGGATATGTTGTGGCCGGCTTCAGCGTCAACGGAGATCAGGGAGCTACCCTTTCTGCCTACGAGGTAGAACGGCGGATTCTGTCGGTCAGCCCCGGTGACGTGGTTCTCTGCCACATGAACCGACCGGGATCGGGAACTGCCGAAGGTGTTCGTAATGCCGTGGAACGTCTCTCCCGAATGGGGTATCGATTCGTCATCCTGAACGATTTGCTTCGACTAAGGTAA
- a CDS encoding exonuclease SbcC has translation MKIKCIRFKNLNSLVGEWLIDLTHGDFASDGLFVITGPTGSGKSTVLDALCLALYGQTPRVGKVTKSGNEVMSRRTGECFAEATFETRSGIFRCHWSQRRAHRKPGGDLQNPRHEMVDKTSGRVLESTIRGVAERVEVVTGMDFDRFTRSMLLAQGGFAAFLQAGPDERAPLLERITGTDIYTRISIRVHEHRSRERQLLELLEAEVGAIDLLDVQEERRLTSELKLMEREDGELAKRVTEMRTAAGWLRAVGRFEEELAAVRQSKEEHLDRLNAFAPEQARLDAGLRALELAADYGVVTDLRKAQDKDRQALECCESEISGIDQAVKEAEAGRDASKETLKQAEVRRREGQVTIRAVRELDLKISEMERPMEDTKLSVADGRASLAKLEASQRETLQRLDEIRSTLSELECRLLGSQTDEALVRDLAGIESRGEQIRALGRDVAEAERAVGLLKPQHELVLDSALRTAHVAARTKTEWDRAVAELARQSESLKAVLMGREIGDWRTQRATLAERRDAIDRCQTALGDLASANLAVQLLDDRRSSLKNQRVSVAVDLQHYEAQAAELDEKVGDLELQCRLIRAVQDLEEARSYLVDGIPCPLCGALDHPYAAGQRPTFEESSARLEAVRKRLREITEVRVGLEVRLAEINKDLERSESDEISLGESMERARRILKENWPRLSRAELPSDSELSGVLDELAVTDEKDLAQSTRIVETVEAMEGALTGLQSRAEQAHEAFSRSDRDAREEAAQMALIEERLRGANDELRRRQGLLTEAVKRMADELAPYGIGLSSLSELDRILVTLTNRRDQWLEDQEKRDELTSEIVSFEIRADQGAQALLSSATALKKLEENLKGVEKRREALLRERRELLGDRLPDDEEKKLDDDMTAAQGETDRAVESLNRACGERKRLWDRMAELEKTIKTRSASLRSAWDVFSSRLVNAGFSDEESYISACLSEEERKALSERSRSLSDRLAGLTAMEMEKAGVLERERNKELSDRPLDEIERTLRGLEEEHRERQLNIGALREKLGENDRRKGRREEGLHALDVQKKECARWDLLHGLIGSADGKKYRNFVQSLAFDMVIRHANRQLGTMSDRYLLLHDDEHPLELNVMDNYQAGEIRSTKNLSGGETFIVSLALALGLSRMASDAVQVDSLFLDEGFGTLDDEALETALEALAALRRDGKLIGVISHVPALKDRIAVQIRVIPQTGGRSWLEGPGCSRCGGP, from the coding sequence ATGAAAATAAAGTGTATTCGATTTAAGAATTTAAACTCCCTGGTTGGCGAATGGCTTATTGATCTGACCCATGGGGACTTTGCCTCCGATGGTCTCTTTGTCATCACTGGGCCTACGGGCTCTGGCAAAAGCACTGTTCTGGACGCCCTGTGTCTGGCCCTCTACGGTCAGACTCCCAGAGTTGGCAAGGTGACCAAGAGCGGTAACGAGGTCATGTCCCGTCGGACTGGCGAGTGTTTTGCCGAGGCTACCTTCGAGACACGTTCAGGTATTTTTCGTTGTCACTGGAGTCAGCGTCGAGCTCATAGGAAACCGGGAGGTGACCTTCAGAACCCCAGGCACGAGATGGTGGACAAGACCTCCGGCCGTGTGTTGGAGTCCACGATTCGCGGCGTCGCCGAGAGAGTGGAGGTCGTTACCGGTATGGACTTTGATCGGTTCACCCGGTCCATGCTTCTCGCCCAGGGAGGATTCGCCGCCTTTCTACAGGCTGGGCCGGACGAACGGGCTCCTCTTCTGGAGCGTATCACCGGGACGGATATCTACACCCGGATTTCTATCCGGGTACACGAGCATCGCTCCCGGGAAAGGCAGCTCTTGGAGCTTTTAGAGGCCGAAGTTGGGGCAATAGATCTCCTTGATGTACAGGAAGAACGGCGACTGACCTCCGAGCTGAAACTGATGGAGAGAGAGGATGGAGAGCTTGCCAAGCGGGTTACTGAGATGAGGACGGCAGCCGGGTGGCTCAGGGCTGTTGGCAGGTTTGAGGAGGAGCTGGCTGCGGTACGTCAGTCCAAGGAAGAACATCTGGATCGTCTGAATGCCTTTGCGCCGGAGCAGGCCAGGCTTGACGCCGGCTTGAGGGCTCTGGAGCTGGCTGCCGATTATGGGGTTGTGACGGATCTTCGAAAAGCTCAGGACAAGGATCGTCAGGCTCTGGAGTGCTGCGAGTCGGAGATATCCGGGATCGATCAGGCCGTAAAGGAGGCCGAGGCGGGAAGAGATGCCTCAAAAGAGACTCTGAAGCAAGCCGAAGTCCGGAGACGGGAGGGGCAGGTCACGATACGGGCTGTTCGGGAACTGGACCTGAAGATATCGGAGATGGAGAGACCCATGGAGGATACAAAGCTATCCGTCGCCGACGGCCGGGCTTCTCTGGCGAAGCTGGAGGCCAGCCAACGGGAGACCCTTCAGAGGCTGGATGAGATCCGTTCAACCCTCTCGGAGCTGGAGTGTCGACTGCTGGGCTCCCAGACCGACGAGGCCCTGGTTCGAGACCTGGCCGGTATCGAGAGCCGGGGAGAGCAGATCAGAGCTCTGGGCCGGGATGTCGCCGAGGCAGAGAGGGCCGTGGGGTTGTTGAAACCTCAGCATGAACTGGTGCTTGACTCCGCTCTTCGAACAGCCCATGTGGCAGCGAGGACGAAAACCGAATGGGATCGGGCCGTGGCGGAACTCGCCAGGCAATCCGAATCCCTGAAAGCGGTTCTTATGGGACGGGAAATCGGTGATTGGCGAACCCAAAGGGCAACGCTTGCGGAACGACGGGACGCCATCGATCGATGCCAGACGGCGCTTGGGGATCTGGCGTCGGCGAATCTGGCCGTGCAGCTCTTGGACGATCGTCGATCCTCCCTGAAGAACCAGAGAGTCTCTGTCGCCGTCGATTTGCAGCACTATGAGGCCCAAGCCGCCGAGTTGGACGAAAAGGTGGGGGATTTGGAGCTTCAGTGCAGACTGATTCGAGCCGTTCAGGATCTGGAGGAGGCTCGATCTTATCTGGTGGACGGCATCCCCTGTCCCCTGTGCGGCGCTCTCGATCATCCCTACGCCGCTGGACAGCGACCGACGTTCGAGGAGAGCAGCGCCCGTCTTGAAGCGGTCCGAAAGCGCCTTCGGGAGATCACGGAGGTTCGTGTCGGTCTTGAGGTACGTTTGGCCGAGATAAACAAGGATCTTGAGAGGAGTGAGTCTGATGAGATCTCTCTCGGAGAGAGCATGGAGCGTGCCAGACGGATTCTGAAGGAAAACTGGCCCAGGCTCTCGAGGGCTGAGCTGCCGTCTGACTCCGAGCTTTCGGGAGTTTTGGATGAGTTGGCCGTGACTGACGAGAAAGATCTGGCTCAGAGTACCAGGATTGTCGAGACTGTTGAAGCCATGGAGGGTGCCTTAACCGGTTTGCAAAGTCGGGCCGAGCAGGCCCATGAGGCCTTCTCTCGGAGCGACCGGGATGCCCGAGAGGAGGCTGCTCAGATGGCTCTCATTGAGGAGCGTCTGAGAGGGGCGAACGACGAACTTCGTCGTCGTCAGGGTCTGTTAACCGAGGCTGTGAAGCGAATGGCTGACGAGCTTGCTCCCTACGGGATAGGTCTTTCGTCTCTCTCAGAACTTGATAGGATCCTGGTGACATTGACCAATCGTCGGGACCAATGGCTGGAGGATCAGGAGAAGAGGGATGAACTGACCAGTGAGATCGTTTCGTTCGAGATCAGGGCTGATCAGGGAGCTCAGGCTCTTCTGTCGTCCGCAACCGCTCTTAAAAAACTTGAGGAAAATCTAAAAGGGGTTGAGAAACGGCGTGAAGCTCTACTTAGAGAGCGTCGAGAGCTCTTGGGAGACAGGCTCCCTGACGATGAGGAAAAAAAACTCGACGACGACATGACCGCTGCTCAGGGTGAAACTGACCGGGCAGTGGAGTCCCTGAATAGGGCCTGTGGGGAGAGAAAACGACTTTGGGATCGGATGGCTGAACTTGAAAAAACGATCAAAACTCGATCGGCCTCCCTCCGATCAGCGTGGGATGTCTTTTCGAGCCGCCTGGTGAACGCCGGATTCTCCGACGAGGAGAGCTATATTTCCGCCTGCCTCTCCGAGGAGGAACGAAAAGCTCTGTCCGAGCGCTCCAGGAGTTTATCCGACCGACTCGCCGGGTTGACGGCCATGGAGATGGAGAAGGCTGGCGTTTTGGAGAGGGAGCGGAACAAAGAACTGAGCGACAGGCCTCTGGATGAGATCGAGAGGACACTTAGAGGGCTGGAGGAAGAACATCGGGAACGTCAACTGAACATAGGGGCCCTGAGGGAGAAGCTGGGGGAGAACGACCGGCGAAAAGGACGGCGGGAGGAGGGACTCCACGCCTTGGATGTTCAGAAAAAGGAGTGTGCGAGGTGGGATCTTCTTCATGGCCTCATTGGGTCGGCCGACGGGAAAAAATATCGGAACTTTGTCCAGAGCCTCGCCTTTGACATGGTCATCCGTCACGCCAATCGTCAGCTCGGCACCATGAGCGACCGGTACCTGTTGCTCCACGACGACGAACATCCTTTGGAGCTCAACGTGATGGATAACTACCAGGCAGGTGAGATTCGATCCACTAAAAACCTCTCCGGTGGCGAAACCTTCATCGTCAGCCTTGCATTGGCTCTGGGGCTTTCCCGTATGGCCAGCGACGCAGTTCAGGTTGACTCCCTCTTTTTAGATGAGGGCTTCGGCACCCTGGACGACGAGGCCTTGGAGACCGCTCTTGAGGCCCTGGCGGCCTTGCGACGGGACGGCAAGCTCATCGGAGTGATATCCCATGTCCCGGCTCTCAAGGATCGTATAGCCGTCCAAATTCGAGTCATACCTCAGACAGGGGGCAGAAGTTGGCTTGAGGGACCAGGGTGTTCCCGATGCGGCGGTCCATGA
- a CDS encoding exonuclease sbcCD subunit D — MKILHTSDWHLGRTLYGRRRYEEFESFLDWLTRIMMDEAVDILLVAGDVFDSGTPSNRAQELYYGFLSRASSCCRHVVIIAGNHDSPSFLEAPRNLLKSLHVHVLGRASSPEDEVVVLSGDGGPELIVCAVPYLRDRDVRFSDEGESVEEKDRRLVDGIRDHYASVLALAEARRGELGPHVPVVVMGHLFTAGGRTIDGDGVRELYVGSLAHVSAGIFPDNLDYLALGHLHVPQRVGGSEIMRYSGSPIPMGFGEAGQEKSVCLVEFDGRCPSIRLCPVPSFQKLCRIRGDWETIAERIAELSMGGDSPWLEVIYEGDLLVDDLRERVDAAVDGTGVEVLRVTDRRCVRMAMERLEDDEVLAELTTSDVFERCLDAHDVPEEQRSELLRSYGEILSSLQDDDVRAE; from the coding sequence ATGAAAATTCTCCATACCTCCGATTGGCATCTCGGTCGAACGCTTTATGGTAGAAGGCGCTACGAGGAGTTCGAGAGCTTTCTGGACTGGCTCACCCGGATTATGATGGATGAGGCTGTCGATATTCTTCTCGTGGCGGGAGATGTCTTTGACTCGGGGACTCCGAGCAACCGGGCTCAGGAACTTTATTACGGTTTTTTGTCCCGGGCGTCGTCCTGCTGTCGTCATGTGGTGATCATTGCCGGGAATCACGACTCTCCCTCCTTTTTGGAGGCCCCCCGAAATCTTCTTAAATCCCTTCATGTGCATGTACTGGGACGAGCGTCATCCCCTGAGGACGAAGTCGTCGTTCTCTCGGGAGATGGAGGTCCTGAGCTCATCGTCTGCGCTGTGCCCTATCTTCGTGACCGGGACGTTCGTTTCTCTGACGAAGGTGAGTCGGTAGAGGAGAAGGATCGCAGGCTCGTGGACGGCATCCGCGACCACTATGCGTCTGTGCTCGCTCTGGCCGAGGCCAGGCGGGGGGAGTTAGGACCTCACGTTCCCGTCGTCGTCATGGGACACCTCTTCACCGCCGGTGGGCGGACGATCGACGGCGACGGGGTTCGGGAGCTCTACGTCGGGTCCCTGGCCCACGTAAGTGCCGGAATATTTCCCGATAACCTCGACTATCTGGCTTTGGGGCATCTTCACGTTCCTCAGAGAGTGGGAGGCTCCGAGATCATGCGCTATAGCGGCTCGCCCATTCCCATGGGCTTTGGGGAGGCCGGGCAGGAGAAGAGCGTCTGTCTGGTGGAGTTCGACGGCCGATGTCCGTCGATTCGTCTTTGTCCTGTCCCATCGTTTCAGAAACTGTGTCGTATTCGGGGAGACTGGGAGACGATCGCAGAACGTATCGCTGAGCTATCCATGGGAGGGGACTCCCCCTGGCTTGAGGTTATCTACGAGGGCGATCTCCTCGTGGACGACCTGAGGGAGCGGGTCGACGCCGCAGTGGACGGAACCGGTGTGGAGGTCCTTCGGGTGACCGACCGGCGGTGTGTCCGTATGGCCATGGAGCGATTGGAGGACGACGAGGTTTTGGCTGAACTGACCACCTCGGATGTTTTTGAGCGATGTCTGGATGCCCATGACGTCCCGGAGGAACAGCGTTCGGAGCTTCTTCGATCCTATGGAGAGATCTTGTCATCCCTCCAAGACGACGACGTTCGCGCCGAATAG
- a CDS encoding CopG family transcriptional regulator: MTTALDKRITELVDVTGKTKEYYEKAVLEPLEDAQLAEQRYLEAKERGIKPISSDEMRQRLGLDG, translated from the coding sequence ATGACTACCGCTCTGGACAAAAGAATAACAGAACTCGTCGACGTCACGGGGAAGACGAAGGAATACTACGAAAAAGCTGTTCTTGAACCCCTCGAAGACGCTCAACTGGCTGAACAGCGGTATCTTGAGGCGAAAGAGCGTGGAATCAAGCCCATAAGCTCCGACGAAATGAGGCAGCGTCTTGGGCTGGACGGTTGA
- a CDS encoding type II toxin-antitoxin system mRNA interferase toxin, RelE/StbE family has product MAWRVELSRGAEKDLASIDKPEALRIVKYLARLETLENPRERGKNLSGDLSDFWRYRVGSWRVLCRIEDNKLLVLIVRIGHRSSVYS; this is encoded by the coding sequence TTGGCTTGGAGGGTTGAGCTTTCACGAGGGGCTGAAAAAGACCTCGCCTCCATCGACAAACCTGAAGCCCTGCGGATCGTCAAATACCTGGCTCGACTGGAAACTCTCGAGAACCCGCGTGAGCGGGGCAAAAACCTCTCAGGCGACCTGTCTGACTTTTGGCGATACCGCGTAGGTTCGTGGCGTGTTCTCTGCCGAATAGAAGACAACAAACTTCTCGTCCTCATCGTTCGAATCGGTCACAGAAGCTCTGTCTATAGCTAG
- a CDS encoding type II toxin-antitoxin system mRNA interferase toxin, RelE/StbE family, translating to MSYKIEIFSSAAKQLRKLDGITYSRIRSAVDPLSEASRPKGCAILKVEKRYRIRVGDYRIIYEVHDNKP from the coding sequence ATGTCATACAAGATTGAAATCTTTTCCTCCGCTGCAAAACAACTGCGGAAACTTGACGGGATAACCTACTCTCGAATCCGATCAGCAGTAGACCCACTCTCCGAAGCCTCCAGGCCAAAAGGCTGTGCAATCCTCAAAGTCGAAAAACGCTACCGCATCCGAGTGGGAGACTACCGAATCATCTATGAAGTCCACGACAATAAACCCTGA
- a CDS encoding radical SAM protein — translation MPVYPSDIILIQPETEKELVGSWAIRKRNFPDELHCDVPEKTLVLSLTGRDCALNCAHCGGHYLKGMTQPEELLEALSGGRYTSCLVSGGCASSGAVDGENKAHMIANLKQRNLRINMHVGLMSPEELQLVAPLADRISFDFVTDDTTIEEVFGLHRTSQDYIKTYNLLRKLGTPVLPHICIGLKGGQVIGEYGALEKLAELGADGLVFIVLIPTPGTRYQDKTPPPLDEVAQLLIRARTLFPDIPLHLGCMRPKGRYRRELDCLAVRCGLNKIVNPTPPSLKLARSMGLTLRHGKECCAL, via the coding sequence ATGCCCGTCTATCCCTCGGATATTATCCTCATCCAACCGGAAACGGAAAAAGAGCTTGTTGGTTCGTGGGCTATTCGAAAAAGGAACTTTCCCGACGAGCTTCACTGCGATGTACCGGAAAAGACCCTCGTTCTTTCCCTCACCGGAAGGGATTGCGCCCTGAACTGCGCTCACTGCGGCGGGCACTACCTCAAAGGGATGACGCAACCGGAAGAACTGCTGGAAGCTCTCTCCGGGGGGCGATACACCAGCTGTCTCGTCAGCGGTGGCTGTGCCTCATCCGGGGCCGTTGACGGAGAAAATAAGGCACACATGATTGCCAACCTGAAACAGCGAAACCTGCGAATCAACATGCACGTAGGACTCATGTCTCCAGAAGAGCTGCAACTCGTAGCGCCTCTGGCAGACAGAATATCCTTCGACTTCGTCACGGACGACACCACCATCGAAGAAGTCTTCGGCCTTCATCGAACATCTCAGGACTACATCAAGACCTACAACCTCCTCCGAAAGCTGGGAACCCCGGTTCTCCCTCATATCTGTATCGGCCTCAAAGGCGGGCAGGTTATCGGCGAGTATGGTGCTCTCGAGAAACTCGCCGAACTGGGAGCGGACGGACTGGTCTTTATCGTTCTGATCCCGACCCCGGGCACCCGATATCAGGACAAGACCCCACCCCCGCTGGACGAGGTGGCCCAACTTCTGATTCGGGCCCGTACACTCTTCCCCGATATTCCCCTTCACCTCGGCTGTATGAGACCCAAAGGACGATATCGGCGTGAGCTGGACTGCCTTGCCGTGAGATGCGGTCTGAACAAAATCGTCAACCCCACGCCCCCTTCCCTGAAACTGGCACGATCCATGGGACTCACCCTCCGTCACGGAAAGGAGTGCTGCGCCCTATGA
- a CDS encoding radical SAM protein — protein MNVRLSIGTAAVLGLASLKSDADPTTAYIMDEGGRCLRSCAFCSQARNAKCGDDKLSRVIWPLFPLDEVLPLLRRAEEDKKLIRACIQVPMNRGSYERTLTLTEKISSETGLSISVSTNIQKIDQVQELMNRGAARVSIAMDAATEDIHRTVKGGSFNGKIELITQATALFPRRISTHVIVGLGESEEEALKLIGQMIAMDVTVGLFAFTPLPGTAMAHVPPPPPGTYRRVQIGTWLMKSGHITVDDMSFSQGRLTSIAMDSQELLDLIGTGAPFRTAGCTGCNRPYYNESPRRGTMFNYPRYLSPEEARTALEETDLEQIKEVLHEVAIR, from the coding sequence ATGAACGTTCGCCTATCCATCGGAACCGCCGCCGTTTTGGGCCTTGCCTCTCTGAAATCCGACGCCGACCCGACAACGGCCTACATCATGGACGAGGGAGGCCGCTGCCTCCGAAGCTGTGCTTTCTGCTCTCAAGCTCGAAACGCCAAGTGCGGCGATGACAAACTCTCCCGTGTTATCTGGCCTCTCTTTCCCCTGGACGAAGTCCTGCCGCTCCTCAGACGGGCCGAAGAAGATAAGAAGCTCATCCGGGCCTGCATCCAGGTGCCGATGAACAGGGGATCATACGAACGAACCCTCACCCTGACCGAGAAGATCTCCAGCGAGACCGGGCTTTCAATCAGCGTTTCCACCAACATCCAGAAAATAGACCAGGTTCAGGAACTCATGAACCGGGGAGCTGCTCGAGTCAGCATCGCCATGGACGCCGCAACCGAGGACATCCACCGAACCGTCAAAGGGGGAAGCTTCAACGGCAAAATCGAACTCATCACTCAGGCGACCGCCCTGTTTCCCCGGCGAATATCGACCCACGTCATCGTCGGCCTCGGCGAGAGCGAGGAAGAGGCGCTGAAACTCATCGGCCAGATGATCGCCATGGACGTAACCGTGGGACTGTTCGCCTTCACTCCCCTGCCGGGAACCGCTATGGCACACGTACCGCCTCCTCCTCCGGGCACGTACCGCCGGGTGCAGATTGGGACGTGGCTCATGAAAAGCGGGCACATTACCGTAGACGACATGAGCTTTTCTCAGGGACGCCTGACATCCATCGCCATGGATAGCCAGGAGCTTCTCGACCTGATCGGCACGGGAGCCCCCTTTCGTACCGCCGGCTGTACCGGGTGCAACAGACCCTACTACAACGAAAGCCCCCGCCGGGGCACCATGTTTAACTATCCCCGTTACCTGTCCCCCGAAGAGGCCAGAACGGCCCTTGAGGAAACCGATCTGGAACAGATCAAGGAGGTACTGCATGAAGTGGCGATTCGTTAA
- a CDS encoding lipoate--protein ligase, which produces MKWRFVNTGTQSGAMNMALDESVMIHCARGDVSPTLRFYRWDRPTLTLGYFQKAHGEVNLEACEQQGVAVVRRLTGGRAVLHDRELTYSIVMGKERGDLPEGVTASYKILSEGLLLGFKNLSIQACMSRPTPSGCRSSSACFDALSAYELEVGGKKIVGSAQARRHGALLQHGSVLNDLSVDLLFSVLRDDGQGGLERARQDFLNKATSIRHETGAEKNWEELCDAFLRGFQEAFDAPLIETDLTPSEWELAHQLTEDKYSSLSWTTRR; this is translated from the coding sequence ATGAAGTGGCGATTCGTTAACACAGGGACCCAATCGGGAGCCATGAACATGGCTCTTGACGAATCGGTGATGATCCACTGCGCACGGGGCGACGTCTCCCCAACCCTGCGGTTCTACCGATGGGATCGCCCAACCCTCACCCTGGGCTACTTTCAAAAAGCCCACGGAGAGGTCAACCTGGAGGCCTGCGAACAACAGGGCGTTGCTGTCGTCCGACGTCTCACAGGCGGCAGGGCTGTACTCCACGACCGGGAACTCACCTACAGCATCGTCATGGGAAAAGAGCGGGGAGACCTGCCTGAGGGCGTGACAGCCTCCTACAAAATCCTCTCGGAAGGGCTCCTTCTGGGATTCAAAAACCTTTCGATTCAGGCCTGCATGAGCCGACCGACACCCTCAGGATGCCGCTCATCCTCAGCATGTTTCGATGCCCTGTCAGCCTACGAACTCGAGGTGGGAGGGAAAAAAATAGTGGGCAGCGCACAGGCCAGAAGACACGGAGCCCTGTTGCAACACGGCTCCGTCCTCAACGACCTGTCCGTGGATCTGCTTTTCTCCGTGCTTCGGGACGACGGGCAGGGAGGGCTGGAGCGTGCGAGACAGGATTTTCTGAACAAAGCCACCAGCATCCGCCACGAGACCGGCGCTGAAAAAAACTGGGAGGAGCTCTGCGATGCCTTCCTCCGTGGCTTTCAGGAAGCGTTTGACGCCCCGCTTATTGAGACCGACCTCACCCCCTCCGAGTGGGAACTCGCCCACCAGCTGACCGAGGACAAATACAGCTCGCTCAGCTGGACGACCCGTCGATAA